CTTGGGCTCTTCATCCGCATACGGATTAACGTCTTCAACGTCTTCTGAAGATTCGACATCGTCAGAATCGATATCGCTCGGACCCGTGCTGGTCCGTTTCGTTTGATCGTTGGAATGTGACGAGTCGGATGGAGCCAAGGGAATTGCAGGACAAACCGGGGGACGCGGCAGGGAGGGCAAGAATCAATGCCAGATAGGGACAACTCACAGCAACCGCTCCATGTTGCGTGCGGCGCGGGTGACCCTACGTTCGTTTCCGGTTGATTACGGAATGAGCGATCTGCACTATCGTGCAGGTTTCGGCGTTTGGACGTTGGAACGTTCTCTTCCCCAGAAGATGCGCGCGAATCACAATTCGAAATTCGCAATACCCAATCCTTAATTCCCTGCCCACTTCTCCCGCGGGTCGAGCATGTATCGTTTTAGTTCGATCGCCGCCTCCGTATGGGGAAACACGTCCCGCGCATCGGCCACCAGTTGATCGGCGCTTTCGTAGCGTGCGCTGATGTGCGTCAGGAGAAGCCGGCGAGCCTTCGCGTCCCGCGCTACCTCGGCGGCCTCCCTGGCGGTTGAGTGCCCGGTCTCTACGGCTTGCTCCTGGAGTTCGTGCGCGAACGTGGCGTCGTGAATGACAAGGTCGACGTCGCGGCTCAACTGCCGGCTGCCCGCACACGGGCGGGTATCCGTACAGTAGGCGAAGGAAATACCCGGACGCTCCGGCCCGACGACCTGCTCCGGCTCGACGACGTGTCCATCCGACATTGTGACACGTTCGCCTTTATGCAACCGCCCGAAGTCGCGGGGATCGGTGACACCCAGTTCTCGCGCACGCTCCGGGTGGAAGCGACCGCGTCGGGGCTTCTCTTCTAGCCGGTAACCGACCGTCGGAATACGATGCTGGAGAGGACGCGCGGTGACGACAAATTCGTCGGTTTCGTAAACCACGGCGCCATCAACGGTCGACGCGGGATCCAGCTCCATCACGCTCAATCCATATGGCATCTCCTGCTCGGACACGCCCGCCGCGGCAGAAAGAAACCGGTTCAATCCCTCGGGGCCGATGACCGTGATGGGCTCGTGCCGGTGCAACTGACCAATCGTCGCGGCCAGCCCCGGTAATCCGTAGATGTGATCCCCATGCAAGTGGGTGATAAAAATGGCGTCCACACGTGCACGGTTGAGACCGGCGTGCAGAAGCCGATACTGCGCTCCCTCTCCACAATCGAACAGCAGCATTCGCCCCTTTCGCTCCACCGCAACGGCTGACAGGTGTCGATCCCGAATGGGCACAGCCCCCGCGGTCCCAAGAGGAATCACCGTCGTCTGCATTTGTGGGGGTTGGGGTTTGGAGTGTGAGGTGCGGGGGGTGTGGGTGAACGGGGGAGCGGGCGGAAGGACGAATAGGCTAGACCGCAATTCTTAAAGCAGGTCGACACGGTCGTGCCACGCTCACACCGTCCTGCCGAACTCTGAACTTTGAACACTGAACTCTGAACACTGAACTCTGAACTCTTAACCGTATGCTTCGATTTCTTCTTCGAGTAGCTGCTTCCTGTACAGATCGGCATAGACCCCGTCCTGCTCCATGAGCTCGTCGTGGGTGCCCCGCTCGGCGATCCGCCCCTCGTCCATCACTAGTATCAGGTCGGCCTCCTGGACTGCACTTAATCGATGACTGACGATGATGAGCGTGTGGCTTCCCTGGCGATCGCGCAACGATCGAAGAATGTTGCGCTCCGTCGCTGTATCGACAGCCGAAAGGGCGTCATCAAAGATCAAGATTCGGGGATCGCGGATGAGCGCTCGAGCGATCGAGGTCCGCTGCTTTTGTCCACCCGACAGCGTGATCCCTCGCTCCCCGACGAAGGTGTCGAAGCCGTTCGGAAAGTCGTCCACGTTGGCGAGAAGATCGGCTTCGCTAGCGGCTCGCTCAATCTCGTCCCCGTCCGCAT
The nucleotide sequence above comes from Longibacter salinarum. Encoded proteins:
- a CDS encoding ribonuclease Z, whose amino-acid sequence is MQTTVIPLGTAGAVPIRDRHLSAVAVERKGRMLLFDCGEGAQYRLLHAGLNRARVDAIFITHLHGDHIYGLPGLAATIGQLHRHEPITVIGPEGLNRFLSAAAGVSEQEMPYGLSVMELDPASTVDGAVVYETDEFVVTARPLQHRIPTVGYRLEEKPRRGRFHPERARELGVTDPRDFGRLHKGERVTMSDGHVVEPEQVVGPERPGISFAYCTDTRPCAGSRQLSRDVDLVIHDATFAHELQEQAVETGHSTAREAAEVARDAKARRLLLTHISARYESADQLVADARDVFPHTEAAIELKRYMLDPREKWAGN